From one Thalassobaculum sp. OXR-137 genomic stretch:
- a CDS encoding shikimate dehydrogenase produces MAATLGRSVLVGLIGRGTALSRTPLMHEAEGARQGLRYVYRRIDPAEMAATPSFEEMLRAAEICGYAGVNVTHPYKQEAVSYLDDMSEEARAVGAVNTIVLKDGRRVGHNTDLSGFAESFRRSMGGEPKGRVLLIGAGGAGSAVAHALLDSGVGTLLIADTNRAGAEKLVAALEGRFGRGRAAVAPSAEAAAPDADGIVNATPIGMADHPGMPLPVSLLDGRHWVIDIIYFPMETAFVRAAKAAGCRTATGAGMALFQAVKAFELFTGLPADPEAMRATFDSFGAE; encoded by the coding sequence ATGGCCGCAACGCTGGGGCGTTCGGTGCTGGTCGGACTGATAGGCCGGGGCACGGCGCTGTCGCGGACTCCGCTGATGCACGAGGCGGAGGGCGCGCGGCAAGGTCTGCGCTATGTCTATCGCCGCATCGACCCCGCCGAGATGGCCGCCACCCCCAGTTTCGAGGAGATGCTGCGGGCGGCGGAGATCTGCGGCTATGCCGGCGTGAACGTCACCCATCCCTACAAACAGGAGGCCGTCTCCTATCTGGACGACATGTCGGAGGAGGCGCGGGCCGTCGGCGCGGTCAACACGATCGTGCTGAAGGACGGCCGGCGGGTCGGCCATAACACCGACCTGTCGGGCTTTGCCGAGAGCTTCCGGCGCAGCATGGGCGGGGAGCCGAAGGGACGGGTGCTGCTGATCGGCGCCGGTGGCGCCGGGTCCGCCGTCGCGCACGCGCTGCTCGACAGCGGGGTCGGGACCCTGCTGATCGCCGATACGAACCGCGCCGGTGCCGAGAAATTGGTTGCCGCCCTGGAAGGCCGTTTCGGCCGTGGCCGCGCCGCCGTCGCGCCGAGCGCGGAAGCGGCGGCCCCCGACGCGGACGGGATCGTGAACGCGACCCCCATCGGCATGGCCGACCATCCGGGCATGCCGCTGCCGGTCTCGCTTCTGGACGGGCGGCACTGGGTGATCGATATCATCTATTTCCCGATGGAGACCGCGTTCGTGCGCGCCGCCAAGGCGGCCGGCTGCCGGACCGCCACCGGGGCCGGGATGGCGCTGTTCCAGGCGGTGAAGGCGTTCGAGCTGTTCACCGGGTTGCCGGCGGACCCGGAGGCCATGCGCGCCACCTTCGACAGTTTCGGTGCGGAATAA
- a CDS encoding histidine phosphatase family protein, translating to MFQRAFTLLPILFLALAGTIFGFSAPASASPQAWEAMRRPGAIAVMRHAYAPGTGDPDAFRLGDCSTQRNLNDEGRDQARRIGEAFRQNGIEIHRVLTSQWCRSAETAELLGLGKPEPLPSLNSFFDARGRRDEQTAATVAFLRDQPADRRLVLVTHQVNISALTGRGTASGEFVIIDVTEDGTVEVLGEILVGR from the coding sequence ATGTTCCAACGCGCTTTCACCCTGCTCCCGATCCTTTTCCTGGCGCTGGCCGGGACGATTTTCGGCTTCTCGGCCCCCGCTTCCGCTTCGCCGCAGGCGTGGGAGGCGATGCGGCGTCCCGGCGCGATCGCCGTGATGCGCCACGCCTACGCTCCCGGCACGGGCGATCCGGACGCGTTCCGACTCGGCGACTGCTCGACCCAGCGCAACCTGAACGACGAGGGCAGAGACCAGGCCCGACGGATCGGCGAGGCGTTCCGGCAGAACGGAATCGAGATCCACCGGGTCCTGACGAGCCAGTGGTGCCGGTCGGCGGAGACGGCGGAACTGCTGGGCCTCGGCAAGCCCGAACCGCTGCCTTCCCTGAACTCCTTCTTCGACGCGCGCGGACGACGCGACGAGCAGACCGCGGCGACCGTCGCCTTCCTGCGCGACCAGCCGGCGGACCGGCGCCTGGTTCTCGTCACCCACCAGGTGAACATCAGCGCGCTGACGGGGCGGGGGACCGCGTCCGGCGAGTTCGTCATCATCGATGTGACCGAGGACGGGACGGTGGAGGTGCTGGGCGAGATCCTGGTCGGCCGATAG
- a CDS encoding DUF6152 family protein, whose amino-acid sequence MTRSLRAAALSLAAALLAAPFLIPQAIAHHGWSWTTGGNIELTGIIREAKLGNPHGVLKVDADGEVWTVEVGQPWRNERAGLSDADFAAGTEITIIGEPSADPAAKLLKAERIILDGKEHPLYPDRS is encoded by the coding sequence ATGACCCGATCCCTGCGTGCCGCTGCTCTGTCCCTTGCCGCCGCCCTGCTGGCGGCTCCGTTCCTGATCCCGCAGGCCATCGCCCATCACGGATGGAGCTGGACCACCGGCGGCAATATCGAGCTGACCGGCATCATCCGCGAGGCCAAGCTCGGCAATCCCCACGGGGTCCTCAAGGTGGATGCGGACGGCGAGGTCTGGACCGTCGAAGTCGGCCAGCCCTGGCGCAACGAGCGGGCGGGGCTGAGCGACGCCGATTTCGCCGCCGGTACCGAGATCACCATCATCGGCGAACCCTCCGCCGATCCGGCTGCGAAACTGCTGAAGGCCGAGCGGATCATCCTCGACGGTAAGGAGCACCCGCTCTATCCGGACCGGAGCTGA
- a CDS encoding bifunctional sugar phosphate isomerase/epimerase/4-hydroxyphenylpyruvate dioxygenase family protein yields the protein MKTSIATVSISGDFQEKLTSIAAAGFDGLEIFENDFLAYDGGPKEVGQMIRDAGLEITLFQPFRDFEGMGEPHRARAFDRAERKFDVMQELGTDLMLICSNTSQAALGGIDRAADDLAELGERAAKRGLRVGYEALAWGRHVNDHRDAWEIVRRADHPNVGLILDSFHTLARKTDVNTIRSIPKDKIFIVQLADAPLIDMDLLYWSRHFRTMPGQGDLDVVGFMRAVAATGYDGVLSLEIFNDQFRGGSPKSISIDGRRALLNLMDAVGRSEPEIALTPPAMPAPISVSGIEFVEFTADEREASELTGLFRSLGFTRAGRHVAKDVEVWRQGDINLVINTEKEGFAHSAYLMHGTSVCDIGLKVEDASATVTRARALLADLFEQPTGPGELKIPAIRGVGGGVMHFIDDKTELSRVWEIEFTPVADDGQDGSAGLTRIDHLAQTMNYEEMLTWMLFYTAIFDTAKMPMVDVIDPAGVVRSQAIESPDAALRLTLNGAENKRTLAGRFVSESFGSSVQHIAFQTGDMLATAEALAVKGFQVLEIPANYYGDVEARFGLDPDFVATLRARNILYDRDDQGEFFQLYSRLYGDGFFFEVVERRGGYRGYGAANAPFRIAAQQRLARPKGMPKE from the coding sequence GTGAAGACGTCTATCGCGACCGTGTCGATCAGCGGCGATTTCCAGGAGAAGCTGACCTCCATCGCCGCCGCCGGCTTTGACGGGCTGGAGATCTTCGAGAACGATTTCCTGGCCTATGACGGCGGCCCGAAGGAAGTCGGGCAGATGATCCGCGATGCCGGGCTGGAGATCACCCTGTTCCAGCCGTTCCGCGACTTCGAGGGGATGGGCGAACCGCACCGCGCCCGTGCCTTCGACCGGGCCGAACGCAAGTTCGACGTGATGCAGGAACTCGGCACCGACCTGATGCTGATCTGCTCCAACACCTCCCAGGCCGCACTGGGCGGCATCGACCGGGCGGCGGACGATCTGGCCGAGCTGGGCGAGCGGGCGGCCAAGCGCGGCCTGCGGGTGGGTTACGAGGCGCTGGCCTGGGGTCGCCACGTCAACGACCACCGCGACGCCTGGGAGATCGTGCGTCGGGCCGATCACCCGAACGTCGGGCTGATCCTGGACAGTTTCCACACCCTGGCGCGCAAGACCGACGTGAACACCATTCGGTCGATCCCGAAGGACAAGATCTTCATCGTCCAGCTCGCCGATGCGCCGCTGATCGACATGGACCTGCTCTACTGGAGCCGGCATTTCCGTACCATGCCGGGGCAGGGCGACCTGGACGTGGTCGGCTTCATGCGGGCGGTGGCGGCCACCGGCTATGACGGCGTGCTGTCCCTGGAGATCTTCAACGACCAGTTCCGCGGCGGCTCGCCCAAGTCCATCTCCATCGACGGGCGGCGCGCCCTGCTGAACCTGATGGATGCGGTCGGGCGCAGCGAGCCGGAGATCGCCCTCACGCCGCCGGCCATGCCGGCGCCGATTTCCGTCTCCGGGATCGAGTTCGTGGAGTTCACCGCCGACGAGCGGGAAGCCTCGGAGCTGACCGGCCTGTTCCGCAGCCTCGGCTTCACCCGTGCCGGCCGCCACGTCGCCAAGGATGTGGAGGTCTGGCGCCAGGGCGACATCAATCTGGTGATCAACACCGAGAAGGAGGGCTTCGCCCATTCCGCCTACCTGATGCACGGCACCTCGGTCTGCGATATCGGCCTGAAGGTGGAGGACGCCTCGGCCACCGTTACCCGGGCGCGGGCCCTGCTGGCCGACCTCTTCGAGCAGCCGACCGGACCGGGCGAGCTGAAGATCCCGGCGATCCGCGGCGTCGGCGGCGGTGTCATGCACTTCATCGACGACAAGACGGAGCTCTCCCGGGTCTGGGAGATCGAGTTCACGCCGGTGGCGGACGACGGGCAGGACGGCAGTGCGGGCCTGACCCGGATCGACCACTTGGCCCAGACCATGAACTACGAGGAGATGCTGACCTGGATGCTGTTCTACACGGCGATCTTCGACACCGCGAAGATGCCGATGGTGGACGTCATCGACCCGGCCGGCGTGGTCCGCAGCCAGGCGATCGAGAGCCCGGACGCCGCCCTGCGCCTGACCCTGAACGGGGCGGAGAACAAGCGCACGCTCGCTGGCCGCTTCGTGTCGGAGAGCTTCGGGTCTTCGGTCCAGCACATCGCCTTTCAGACCGGCGACATGCTGGCCACGGCGGAGGCGTTGGCGGTCAAAGGGTTCCAGGTGCTGGAGATCCCGGCGAACTACTACGGCGACGTGGAGGCGCGGTTCGGGCTCGACCCGGATTTCGTGGCCACCCTGCGGGCGCGCAACATCCTCTACGACCGCGACGATCAGGGCGAGTTCTTCCAGCTCTACAGCCGGCTCTACGGCGACGGGTTCTTCTTCGAGGTGGTGGAGCGGCGCGGCGGTTATCGCGGCTACGGGGCGGCCAATGCGCCGTTCCGCATCGCCGCCCAGCAGCGCCTCGCCCGGCCGAAAGGCATGCCGAAGGAATAG
- a CDS encoding PAS-domain containing protein, whose product MTVVGDVETGGGGPAGAAGREAMEFRVLGEQLRFFFGQTRDAVAGHTVLAIAVFLLLINQPVDQTALIVWLGVALSVAASRLLLYRRFPRENLTPEETRRWRRWFEAISFASGGLFGLLPVLFLDPENFQVTAWILLIMSGMAGGALGTLSAYANAFRFYLFASMAPLLLLLLELWYLDANLDLLIIAVLCAIMCGFFLRFSRRFERALVDQIKGRLENVDLADRVARQGAVLQSVLQAIPNAIAVVDPQGRVVYANDRFQTMFDLPDNLLDGTLNHRQFNEFRSERGDFDHLDPAQMEAQIAHWERLSGGGSPFGYERLLPDGRVLRVDNRPMPDGGWVRSWTDVSDERAAERETARWTRMLQLTLDSIDQGLSIVDAEGDQVLANRRYCELLGLPEDYSRRPVPLQQVLDDLEARGELVGLSPELNACIDRWETGEDPSPRLIYERRQPNGNWLLIVANRLPEGGHVRTFTDITSRKLAEISAAERRELLETTLASIDQGVIMRDADDNVLVFNDRLADLLGVPLDLYRENRPSSVVYAHHLAQTEVEIPAELNRRIDDWLARHQSGETVERLEYDRMVPNGRWIHAVFQPLAHGRVIRTFSDITEARRSRQALVEKTEFLETVLAAMEQGVLVADARGRIILWNDRAREILALPVSAMEGQPTIEELREVRRRLGEFDTADPQIAAYVDHWNDWVGSDTSDIFIHEREFRRGNWMLVYGRKLSGGGTVRTLTDITQRKRGEAEAVAAREEAEETRERIRAILQSIPVGVLVYDASMHVAFWNDAYCNFTGIPAEALVDRPHFRDYSRYIYDAHDRRRHMSLDRFMAFRRQVYDSDERFTTEFFFDGTGLDVQYIVASLPDGGRVNVIVDISQQKQAERTALDARDTAEEATRAKSAFLAAMSHEIRTPLNGVIGMAEVLEQTGLDDDQRAITATIRDSGEVLLRIIDDILDFSKIEAGRLDLEVEQIDLRAVCEAVLDTLAPAAEAKDLDLVLQIDPSAPAVFVGDPTRVRQILMNLAGNAVKFTRTGSVAIHASARPDDDLASRMRLRLEIRDTGVGIEADRLDQLFEPFSQAEVSTTRRYGGTGLGLSICRRLVGMMQGLIGVESEPGAGSTFWVDIPVEPAILEARSDVDAIDLSGVPALVAIRPGPLGDQVAALLSDRGMVVSRVGDADAVLPDPGGAAIVDGRLGTDLLRRLIPSGAWGHDVSGHETRALWVASAGAPDMMPIAVLRPVRRAPLLQAVAASVGRAFPEAPKAVPRRDRTTDVAEAPSVEEAAAAGRLILVVEDNATNRMVVERQLGFLRLAAETAVDGVEALRMWREKPYGLVLTDCHMPNMDGYELTAAIREAEKGTGRRVPIVALTANALVGEAERCLAAGMDDYLAKPVTLETMGATLNRWLDAATRPVAGAEADGAADSPIDFGQLRLILGSTDPAFTASMLDLFAESFRSLNAEMRAAIEAGDMGLLRETAHAAKGASANACANRLRAALEALQLAATDGDEGSVARLFGEVESRSAEVFDYLRRTKAPT is encoded by the coding sequence ATGACGGTGGTCGGGGATGTCGAGACGGGAGGTGGCGGGCCCGCCGGTGCCGCGGGCCGGGAGGCGATGGAGTTCCGCGTCCTCGGAGAGCAGCTCCGGTTCTTCTTCGGCCAGACGCGGGACGCCGTGGCGGGCCACACGGTCCTGGCCATCGCGGTCTTCCTGCTGCTGATCAACCAGCCGGTCGACCAGACGGCGCTGATCGTCTGGCTCGGCGTCGCCCTGTCGGTGGCCGCGTCCCGCCTGCTGCTCTATCGCCGCTTCCCCCGCGAGAACCTCACGCCCGAGGAAACCCGGCGCTGGCGACGCTGGTTCGAAGCTATCTCCTTCGCCTCCGGCGGGCTGTTCGGCCTGCTGCCGGTGCTGTTTCTGGATCCGGAGAACTTTCAGGTCACCGCCTGGATCCTGCTGATCATGTCGGGCATGGCCGGCGGCGCGCTCGGCACGCTGTCGGCCTATGCGAACGCGTTCCGATTCTACCTGTTCGCCTCCATGGCGCCGCTGTTGCTGCTGCTGCTGGAGCTCTGGTACCTCGACGCAAATCTCGACCTGCTCATCATCGCCGTTCTTTGCGCGATCATGTGCGGGTTCTTTCTGCGGTTTTCCCGCCGGTTCGAGCGGGCGCTGGTCGACCAGATCAAGGGACGTCTGGAGAATGTCGATCTCGCCGACCGGGTCGCACGACAGGGCGCCGTGCTGCAATCCGTCCTCCAGGCGATTCCCAACGCGATCGCCGTTGTCGATCCCCAGGGCCGTGTCGTCTACGCCAACGACCGGTTCCAGACGATGTTCGACCTGCCGGACAATCTCCTCGACGGGACACTGAACCACCGCCAGTTCAACGAGTTCCGGTCCGAACGGGGCGATTTCGACCACCTCGACCCGGCCCAGATGGAGGCCCAGATCGCCCATTGGGAGCGGCTCAGCGGAGGCGGTAGCCCCTTCGGCTACGAGCGGCTTCTGCCGGACGGGCGGGTTCTGCGCGTCGACAACCGTCCGATGCCCGACGGCGGCTGGGTGCGGTCCTGGACCGACGTCTCCGACGAACGCGCGGCCGAACGCGAGACGGCGCGCTGGACCCGCATGCTTCAACTCACCCTCGACAGCATCGACCAGGGTCTGTCCATCGTCGATGCGGAGGGCGACCAGGTCCTCGCGAACCGGCGCTACTGCGAACTGCTGGGATTGCCGGAGGACTACAGCCGCCGCCCGGTGCCGCTGCAGCAGGTCCTGGACGATCTGGAGGCGCGCGGAGAACTGGTCGGGCTCTCGCCCGAGCTCAACGCCTGCATCGATCGCTGGGAGACCGGCGAAGACCCGTCGCCCAGGCTGATCTACGAGCGCCGGCAGCCGAACGGCAACTGGCTGCTGATCGTCGCCAACCGGCTTCCCGAGGGCGGCCATGTCCGCACCTTCACCGACATCACCAGCCGCAAGCTGGCGGAAATCTCCGCGGCGGAACGGCGGGAACTGCTGGAGACGACCCTGGCCAGCATCGACCAGGGCGTGATCATGCGCGACGCGGACGACAACGTTCTGGTGTTCAACGACCGGCTGGCGGATCTGCTCGGCGTCCCGCTGGACCTGTACCGGGAGAACCGGCCGTCCTCCGTGGTCTACGCCCATCATCTGGCGCAGACAGAGGTCGAGATCCCGGCCGAGCTCAACCGCCGGATCGACGACTGGCTCGCGCGCCATCAGAGCGGCGAGACGGTGGAACGGCTCGAATACGACCGCATGGTGCCGAACGGCCGGTGGATACATGCGGTCTTCCAGCCGCTGGCCCACGGCCGGGTGATCCGCACCTTCAGCGACATCACCGAGGCGCGGCGGTCCCGGCAGGCCCTGGTGGAGAAGACCGAGTTCCTCGAAACGGTACTGGCCGCGATGGAGCAGGGTGTCCTGGTGGCCGACGCGCGCGGCCGGATCATCCTGTGGAACGACCGGGCGCGTGAGATCCTGGCCCTGCCGGTCTCGGCCATGGAAGGGCAGCCGACGATCGAGGAACTGCGGGAGGTGCGCCGGCGTCTCGGCGAATTCGACACCGCCGATCCGCAGATCGCCGCCTATGTGGATCACTGGAACGACTGGGTCGGCAGCGACACCTCCGACATCTTCATCCACGAGCGGGAGTTCCGTCGCGGGAACTGGATGCTGGTCTATGGCCGCAAGCTGAGCGGCGGCGGCACGGTGCGTACCCTGACCGACATCACCCAACGCAAGCGCGGCGAGGCCGAGGCGGTGGCGGCGCGCGAGGAGGCCGAGGAGACCCGGGAGCGGATCCGCGCCATCCTGCAGTCCATCCCGGTCGGCGTGCTGGTCTACGACGCCAGCATGCACGTGGCGTTCTGGAACGACGCGTACTGCAACTTCACCGGCATCCCGGCGGAGGCGCTAGTGGATCGCCCTCATTTCCGCGACTACTCCCGCTACATCTACGATGCCCACGACCGCCGCCGCCATATGAGCCTGGACAGGTTCATGGCGTTCCGCCGGCAGGTCTACGACTCGGACGAGCGCTTCACGACCGAGTTCTTCTTCGACGGCACCGGCCTGGACGTCCAGTACATCGTCGCCTCCCTGCCGGACGGTGGGCGGGTGAATGTCATCGTCGACATCTCCCAGCAGAAGCAGGCCGAGCGCACGGCCCTGGACGCCCGCGACACGGCGGAGGAGGCGACCCGGGCGAAGTCGGCCTTCCTGGCGGCGATGAGCCACGAGATCCGCACCCCGCTGAACGGCGTCATCGGCATGGCCGAAGTGCTGGAGCAGACCGGCCTGGACGACGACCAGCGGGCCATCACGGCCACGATCCGCGATTCCGGGGAGGTGCTGCTGCGGATCATCGACGACATCCTCGACTTCTCCAAGATCGAGGCGGGCCGCCTGGACCTGGAGGTGGAACAGATCGATCTGCGGGCGGTCTGCGAGGCCGTGCTCGACACGCTGGCGCCCGCCGCGGAGGCGAAGGATCTGGACCTGGTGCTGCAGATCGATCCGTCGGCGCCGGCGGTCTTCGTCGGCGATCCGACCCGGGTGCGGCAGATCCTCATGAACCTCGCGGGCAACGCGGTGAAGTTCACCCGGACCGGCTCGGTGGCGATCCATGCCTCGGCCCGACCGGACGACGATCTGGCATCGCGGATGCGGCTGCGGCTGGAGATCAGGGATACCGGGGTCGGCATCGAGGCCGACCGGCTGGACCAGCTCTTCGAGCCGTTCAGCCAGGCGGAGGTATCCACCACCAGACGATACGGCGGAACCGGTCTCGGCCTCTCCATCTGCCGCCGCCTGGTCGGCATGATGCAGGGCCTGATCGGTGTCGAGAGCGAGCCGGGGGCGGGCTCGACCTTCTGGGTCGATATCCCGGTGGAACCGGCGATCCTGGAAGCGAGGTCCGACGTCGACGCCATCGATCTGAGCGGCGTTCCGGCACTGGTCGCGATCCGGCCGGGACCGCTGGGCGATCAGGTCGCCGCCCTGCTGTCCGACAGGGGCATGGTCGTGTCCCGCGTGGGCGATGCCGATGCGGTGCTGCCGGACCCTGGCGGAGCGGCGATCGTCGACGGCCGGCTGGGGACGGACCTGTTGCGCCGGCTGATCCCTTCCGGCGCCTGGGGACACGATGTCTCCGGCCATGAAACCCGGGCTCTTTGGGTCGCCAGCGCCGGAGCCCCGGACATGATGCCCATCGCCGTCCTCCGGCCGGTGCGCCGCGCCCCTCTGCTGCAGGCGGTGGCGGCGAGCGTCGGCCGTGCCTTCCCGGAGGCGCCGAAGGCGGTTCCGCGGCGGGACCGGACGACGGATGTCGCCGAAGCGCCCTCCGTCGAGGAGGCCGCCGCCGCGGGGCGGCTGATCCTGGTGGTCGAGGACAACGCCACCAACCGCATGGTCGTCGAGCGCCAGCTCGGCTTCCTGCGTCTCGCCGCGGAGACGGCTGTCGACGGGGTGGAGGCGCTGAGGATGTGGCGCGAGAAGCCCTACGGCCTCGTGCTCACCGACTGCCACATGCCGAACATGGACGGATACGAGCTGACGGCGGCGATCCGGGAGGCGGAGAAGGGAACCGGACGCCGGGTGCCGATCGTCGCCCTGACCGCGAACGCCCTGGTGGGCGAGGCGGAACGGTGTCTGGCGGCGGGGATGGACGATTACCTGGCCAAACCGGTGACGCTGGAGACCATGGGGGCCACCCTCAACCGCTGGCTCGATGCCGCGACCCGGCCTGTCGCGGGGGCAGAGGCGGACGGCGCCGCCGACAGTCCGATCGATTTCGGGCAGCTCAGGCTGATCCTCGGCAGCACCGACCCGGCTTTCACCGCCTCGATGCTCGACCTCTTCGCGGAGAGCTTCCGGTCGCTGAACGCGGAGATGCGGGCTGCGATCGAGGCCGGCGATATGGGGCTGCTGCGGGAGACCGCCCACGCGGCCAAGGGGGCTTCGGCAAATGCGTGCGCCAACCGCCTGCGCGCCGCCCTGGAGGCCCTCCAGCTCGCGGCGACCGACGGAGACGAGGGCTCGGTCGCGCGCCTGTTCGGAGAGGTGGAGAGCCGCAGCGCGGAGGTGTTCGACTATCTGCGACGCACGAAGGCGCCGACCTGA
- a CDS encoding GNAT family N-acetyltransferase: MSDTLIVREVRPEDFERWLPLWAGYNAFYERVGPTAVPEAVTRLTWSRFFDAYEPMHALVAERAGALLGLAHIIYHRNTTMIGPTCYLQDLFTTAEARGQGVGRALIEAVYAHARAGGGERVYWQTHETNATAQRLYDGVADRPGFILYRKTL; encoded by the coding sequence ATGTCCGATACGCTCATCGTCCGCGAAGTGCGCCCCGAGGATTTCGAGCGGTGGCTCCCGCTCTGGGCCGGCTACAACGCGTTCTACGAGCGGGTCGGCCCGACGGCGGTCCCAGAGGCCGTCACCCGGTTGACCTGGTCCCGGTTCTTCGACGCCTACGAGCCGATGCATGCGCTGGTGGCGGAACGGGCGGGCGCGCTGCTGGGCCTCGCCCATATCATCTATCACCGCAACACGACGATGATCGGCCCGACCTGCTACCTGCAGGACCTGTTCACTACGGCCGAGGCGCGCGGCCAGGGGGTCGGGCGCGCTCTGATCGAGGCGGTCTACGCCCATGCGCGGGCCGGCGGCGGCGAGCGGGTCTACTGGCAGACCCATGAGACCAACGCGACGGCGCAACGGCTCTACGACGGCGTCGCCGACCGGCCCGGATTCATCCTCTACCGCAAGACGCTGTAG
- a CDS encoding DUF2214 domain-containing protein, translated as MDGLLSALAASEAATALRFSRWSYAAANTAHVLGVAVLVGGILPLDLRLLGLWPRVEAGGLVRVLVPMAAAGLGLAVISGFLLFVVRPLDYAGNTAFLTKIGLISVGAASALSAHAVWGRWLERAGGSVRARVGAVSMLCWIGALIAGRMIAFTGD; from the coding sequence GTGGACGGCCTGCTGAGCGCCCTTGCGGCGAGCGAGGCGGCGACCGCCCTGCGGTTTTCGCGCTGGAGCTACGCGGCGGCGAACACGGCCCATGTCCTGGGCGTCGCCGTGCTGGTCGGCGGGATCCTGCCGCTCGACCTGCGCCTGCTCGGGCTCTGGCCACGGGTCGAGGCGGGCGGCCTGGTCCGGGTGCTGGTGCCGATGGCGGCTGCCGGGTTGGGGCTGGCCGTGATTTCCGGGTTCCTGCTCTTCGTCGTGCGGCCGCTGGACTACGCCGGCAATACGGCCTTTCTGACGAAGATCGGGCTGATTTCCGTCGGCGCGGCCTCCGCCCTGTCGGCCCATGCGGTGTGGGGACGGTGGCTGGAGCGTGCCGGCGGCTCCGTACGGGCGCGGGTCGGGGCGGTCTCGATGCTGTGCTGGATCGGTGCGCTGATCGCCGGCCGGATGATCGCGTTCACCGGCGACTAG
- a CDS encoding spermidine synthase produces the protein MFEELDYRVTPIGAISLRRRRDLRLGQDVLEIKLGDEFLMSSHFTASEIALARLGLAEVRSPAPDVVVGGLGLGYTAAAVLEDPRVASLRVVDLLDAVIDWHREGLIPLGPVLTADPRCRLQQGDFFALAASETGFDPDRPGRTLDAILVDIDHAPDFLLDQGSAGFYTAEGLAALTRHLKPGGVFGLWSDAPPDAAFTDRLAGVYAEARAEPVVFDNPYLGDTVTQTVYLARAAG, from the coding sequence ATGTTCGAAGAGCTCGACTACCGCGTGACGCCGATCGGCGCGATCAGCCTGCGCCGCCGCCGCGACCTCCGGCTCGGCCAGGACGTGCTCGAGATCAAGCTCGGCGACGAGTTCCTGATGTCGAGCCACTTCACCGCCTCGGAGATCGCCCTGGCCCGCCTCGGGCTGGCCGAGGTGCGGTCGCCGGCGCCGGACGTGGTCGTCGGCGGGCTCGGGCTGGGCTACACCGCCGCAGCCGTGCTCGAAGACCCGCGGGTCGCCTCCCTGCGGGTGGTCGACCTGCTCGACGCGGTAATCGACTGGCACCGCGAAGGCCTGATCCCCCTCGGACCGGTGCTTACGGCCGACCCCCGCTGCCGGCTGCAGCAGGGGGATTTCTTCGCGCTCGCCGCGTCGGAGACCGGGTTCGACCCGGACCGGCCGGGCCGCACGCTGGACGCCATCCTGGTGGATATCGACCACGCGCCCGACTTCCTGCTCGACCAGGGCAGTGCCGGTTTCTACACGGCCGAAGGTCTTGCCGCCCTCACCCGGCATCTGAAGCCCGGCGGCGTCTTCGGCCTCTGGTCCGACGCCCCTCCGGACGCCGCGTTCACCGACCGCCTGGCCGGCGTCTATGCCGAGGCGCGGGCGGAGCCGGTGGTGTTCGACAATCCGTATCTCGGCGACACGGTGACCCAGACGGTCTATCTCGCCCGTGCCGCCGGCTAG